A single window of Coffea eugenioides isolate CCC68of chromosome 7, Ceug_1.0, whole genome shotgun sequence DNA harbors:
- the LOC113778009 gene encoding uncharacterized protein LOC113778009: MEGSSSLWGYGSASGSKTKEMIEQAKEELQILEAQQPDNFNCLKDELKSFISRLESQNLPLPSGHDNYKNSTGYSNISSVSTRESSACKKRKKEDCLDRQVMEDENIEGPKRKFQRVAGDGCSERRNRIDLAIERARECLEKIQRFKTSFC, encoded by the exons ATGGAAGGTTCATCATCGTTATGGGGATACGGCTCAGCATCAGGGTCGAAGACGAAGGAAATGATAGAACAAGCGAAGGAGGAGTTGCAAATTTTGGAAGCTCAACAACCAGATAATTTTAACTGCTTAAAGGATGAACTTAAATCCTTCATCTCGCGCTTGGAGTCACAAAACTTGCCTCTTCCTTCTGGTCATGACAACTACAAGAACTCAACTGGTTACTCAAATATTTCATCTGTCTCAACTCGGG AGTCATCAGCTtgcaagaagaggaagaaagaagattGTCTGGATCGACAAGTTATGGAGGATGAGAATATTGAAGGACCAAAACGGAAATTTCAAAGGGTTGCTGGGGATGGCTGCAGCGAAAGAAGGAACAGGATTGATCTGGCCATTGAGAGGGCTCGAGAATGTCTTGAAAAGATTCAACGGTTCAAAACCAGCTTTTGTTGA